Proteins encoded together in one Lutra lutra chromosome 4, mLutLut1.2, whole genome shotgun sequence window:
- the GJA5 gene encoding gap junction alpha-5 protein: MGDWSFLGEFLEEVHKHSTVIGKVWLTVLFIFRMLVLGTAAESSWGDEQADFQCDTMQPGCGNVCYDQAFPISHIRYWVLQIIFVSTPSLVYMGHAMHTVRMQEKRKLREAERAKEVRGTGSYEYPVAEKAELSCWEEVNGRIVLQGTLLNTYVCSILIRTTMEVAFIVGQYLLYGIFLDTLHVCRRSPCPHPVNCYVSRPTEKNVFIVFMLAVAALSLFLSLAELYHLGWKKIRQRFVRSQQSTAECQLPGPSAGMVQNCTPPPDFNQCLENGPGGKFFNPFSNKMASQQNTENLATEQVQGQEAIPGEGFIHIHYGQKPEVPNGASPGHRLPIGYPSDKRRLSKASSKARSDDLSV; this comes from the coding sequence ATGGGTGACTGGAGCTTCCTGGGAGAGTTCCTGGAGGAAGTACACAAGCACTCTACAGTGATCGGCAAGGTCTGGCTCACCGTCCTCTTCATATTCCGCATGCTGGTGCTGGGCACGGCTGCCGAGTCATCCTGGGGGGATGAGCAGGCCGACTTCCAATGTGATACCATGCAGCCCGGCTGCGGGAACGTCTGCTATGACCAAGCCTTCCCCATCTCGCACATCCGCTACTGGGTGCTACAGATCATCTTCGTGTCCACACCATCGCTGGTGTACATGGGTCATGCCATGCACACAGTGCGCATGCAGGAGAAGCGGAAGCTGAGGGAGGCTGAGAGGGCCAAAGAGGTCCGGGGCACTGGCTCTTATGAGTACCCAGTGGCTGAGAAGGCAGAGCTGTCCTGCTGGGAGGAAGTGAACGGGAGGATTGTCCTCCAGGGCACTCTGCTCAACACCTATGTCTGCAGCATCCTGATTCGCACAACCATGGAGGTGGCCTTCATCGTGGGTCAGTACCTCCTCTACGGGATCTTCCTGGACACCCTGCATGTCTGCCGCAGGagtccctgtccccacccagtCAACTGTTATGTATCCCGGCCCACGGAGAAGAATGTCTTCATCGTCTTTATGCTGGCTGTGGCAGCGctgtccctcttcctcagcctggCTGAGCTCTACCACCTGGGCTGGAAGAAGATCAGACAGCGCTTTGTCAGATCTCAGCAGAGTACAGCCGAGTGTCAGCTTCCTGGCCCCTCTGCCGGCATGGTCCAGAACTGCACACCACCCCCTGACTTTAATCAGTGTCTAGAGAATGGCCCTGGGGGCAAATTCTTCAATCCCTTCAGTAACAAGATGGCTTCCCAGCAGAACACCGAGAACCTGGCCACTGAGCAAGTGCAAGGCCAGGAGGCGATTCCTGGGGAGGGCTTTATTCACATCCATTACGGCCAGAAGCCTGAGGTACCCAATGGGGCCTCCCCGGGTCACCGCCTTCCCATTGGCTATCCAAGTGACAAGCGCCGTCTCAGTAAGGCCAGCAGCAAGGCCAGGTCAGATGACCTATCAGTGTGA